One Beggiatoa leptomitoformis DNA segment encodes these proteins:
- a CDS encoding IS982 family transposase encodes MNLTRLFCEVDDFCNAFIPEWEKTQLNDGCKKRRRTRSLSPSEIITLIVLYHSSGYRTFKWFYTRHQHLSQAFPKLVSYNRFIELLPDILIPLTFFMKSRCATGKGIAFIDSTPLRVCDNLRISRHQTFKEEAQRGKSSTGWFYGFKLHLLVDDCGQILSFRITRGNVDDRKPVPSMLKNFIGKVFGDRGYLSKKLAALLALDDVELITTLKKNMKPRVLAAFDKLLLRKRCIIETINDQLKNIFDLEHSRHRSLTNYMINVVASLVAYSYQDKLPSLNIARKDLTPLL; translated from the coding sequence ATGAATTTAACACGATTATTTTGTGAAGTGGATGATTTCTGCAACGCATTTATTCCTGAATGGGAAAAAACTCAACTCAACGATGGCTGCAAAAAAAGACGTAGAACTCGCAGTTTAAGCCCTTCTGAAATCATCACTCTTATTGTCTTGTACCACTCCTCAGGTTACAGAACCTTCAAATGGTTTTATACCCGTCATCAGCATCTGTCTCAGGCATTTCCGAAACTTGTCTCCTACAATCGTTTTATTGAGCTGTTACCTGACATCTTGATTCCTCTGACTTTCTTCATGAAAAGCCGTTGCGCCACAGGGAAGGGGATTGCCTTTATTGATTCAACCCCTTTACGGGTTTGCGATAACCTACGGATTTCACGCCACCAAACCTTCAAAGAGGAGGCGCAAAGAGGTAAATCCTCAACAGGATGGTTTTATGGCTTTAAACTCCATCTCTTAGTCGACGATTGCGGTCAAATCCTCTCCTTTCGGATTACGCGCGGCAATGTCGATGATAGAAAACCTGTTCCAAGTATGCTGAAAAACTTTATCGGTAAAGTCTTTGGAGACCGTGGCTATCTCTCTAAAAAACTAGCGGCGTTATTAGCTTTAGATGACGTAGAACTGATTACCACCTTGAAGAAAAACATGAAACCCCGAGTACTCGCCGCTTTCGATAAGCTTTTGTTACGTAAGCGTTGTATCATTGAAACGATTAATGACCAGCTGAAAAATATCTTTGATTTAGAACACTCGCGGCATCGTTCATTAACCAATTATATGATTAACGTTGTCGCAAGTTTGGTCGCTTATTCTTATCAGGATAAACTACCTTCTTTGAATATTGCCAGAAAGGATTTGACTCCTTTGCTCTAA
- the prpF gene encoding 2-methylaconitate cis-trans isomerase PrpF yields the protein MSQVPQIKIPATYMRGGTSKGVFFNLTDLPAAAQVAGEARDKLLLRVIGSPDPYGKHTDGMGGATSSTSKTVILSKSTQPDHDVDYLFGQVAIDKPFIDWSGNCGNLTAAVGSFAIFSGLIDPARVPQNGTVVVRIWQANIKKTILAHVPITNGEVQETGDFELDGVTFPAAEVQVEFMDPADGEGAMFPTGNLVDDLEVPNIGTFKATMINSGIPTVFLNAEDLGYTGTELQEAINGDPAALARFETIRAHAALRMGLISKLEEAASRQHTPKIAFVAKPQAYVSSSGKQVTLDDIDVNVRALSMGKLHHAMMGTAAVAIGTAAAIPGTLVNLAAGGGERNAVRFGHPSGTLRVGAEAKLVNGEWTATKAVMGRSARVLMEGYVRIPGDAF from the coding sequence ATGTCTCAAGTCCCTCAAATCAAAATCCCAGCCACTTACATGCGCGGCGGCACGAGCAAAGGCGTATTTTTCAACTTAACCGACTTACCCGCCGCCGCTCAAGTCGCAGGCGAAGCACGCGACAAATTATTACTGCGCGTTATCGGCAGCCCTGACCCTTATGGCAAACACACCGACGGCATGGGGGGCGCGACTTCTAGCACCAGCAAAACCGTGATTCTGTCTAAAAGCACACAACCTGATCACGACGTGGATTACTTATTCGGTCAAGTTGCGATTGATAAACCGTTTATCGATTGGAGTGGCAACTGTGGCAATTTAACCGCAGCAGTCGGCTCATTCGCTATTTTCAGCGGTTTAATTGACCCTGCGCGCGTCCCTCAAAACGGCACGGTTGTGGTGCGTATTTGGCAAGCCAACATTAAAAAAACCATTCTTGCGCATGTGCCCATCACTAACGGCGAAGTACAAGAAACGGGTGATTTTGAATTAGACGGCGTAACTTTTCCCGCCGCAGAAGTACAAGTTGAATTTATGGACCCCGCCGATGGCGAAGGCGCAATGTTCCCGACAGGCAATTTAGTCGATGATTTAGAAGTGCCAAATATCGGTACTTTCAAAGCCACGATGATTAATTCAGGTATTCCCACCGTATTTTTAAACGCGGAAGACCTTGGCTACACGGGCACAGAATTACAAGAAGCCATCAACGGCGACCCTGCTGCGTTAGCCCGCTTTGAAACCATTCGCGCCCACGCTGCCTTACGCATGGGGTTAATCAGTAAACTTGAAGAAGCCGCAAGCCGTCAACACACGCCTAAAATCGCATTTGTTGCTAAACCACAAGCTTATGTCTCATCTAGCGGTAAACAAGTCACTTTAGATGATATTGATGTGAATGTCCGTGCTTTATCCATGGGTAAATTACACCATGCCATGATGGGCACTGCTGCCGTGGCTATTGGCACAGCCGCTGCTATCCCTGGAACCTTGGTCAATTTAGCAGCAGGCGGTGGCGAACGTAACGCCGTCCGTTTTGGTCATCCATCGGGTACGCTACGCGTTGGTGCAGAAGCTAAATTAGTCAATGGCGAATGGACTGCGACTAAAGCCGTGATGGGTCGTAGCGCACGGGTGTTAATGGAAGGTTATGTCCGTATTCCGGGGGATGCGTTTTAA
- a CDS encoding restriction endonuclease: MKNSLENGDFYGKMSLGNGNNLEFDIYSFNEEWNKFSDLYIFAYERTELEWIALYVGKTNDFSERLPYHERRDELNQIMTDYDFKTLNDKEFEVLCTDLLSSEYGVRYERFKAGRDGGVDGRFFSSDGKETILQCKHWISTPLNTLISRLKSEEKPKVEKLKTARYILMLSHPLSREDKTKIVKIFAPYLKDSDIFGKEDLNDLLARHAEVERRHYKLWLSSTNVLQYMLNKPIYDRSHDELESIQEIAHLYIKTENHDRAIKKLEARRTVIITGSAGIGKTTLARHLLLHYVLEDFKLFVISEDIQEAEEVFQNSEKQLFYFDDFLGRNYLEALTGHEGSKIVHFIGRVRKSPNTRLLLTSRTTILNQGKIVHDEFQHNKLDQNEYELTLDSLSNLDKAKILYNHLWHSNLAKDFIEQIYLNKRYRDIIKHQNFNPRLINYITDYDRISLDNTPIAEYWNYISKTLDNPIDVWEHSFTVQLDDFGRALVLLVTLNMRSIDESLLSEAYQRYVSIPEHNNLHGKRDFSLNIKHLTGSFLKRVIYGKNEPFFNLFNPSVGDYILRRYANDTVSLKAGFLSLRTIDSLNTLSDLSKNEIINSTIAKNIAEGLLDKAVLVSFKDYLPDYIAKLILIVRAYNSSLVPSEPNIAKAIDFLVNSSSGITSGNGLDVIDWAFTHKVIAQEWVFNFMQEKIPKFGEWDDLITISLIISKFDGETQKLVISSFIESVVTYFEYYVRDDFSPEDVFGSIEGGDYSGAEDKLLELIEEKIDVLAGDLGVFITSNDYAEHKKRIVNAFDIKERHDEYFNSSESDYHEDEYYPHNTTMDEIDDLFERAWSSKKQ; this comes from the coding sequence ATGAAAAATTCATTAGAAAATGGAGATTTTTATGGAAAAATGTCTTTGGGTAATGGTAATAACCTAGAGTTTGATATTTACAGCTTTAATGAAGAATGGAATAAATTTTCTGACCTTTATATTTTTGCATATGAGAGGACAGAACTGGAATGGATTGCTCTATATGTCGGTAAAACAAATGATTTTTCAGAGCGTCTCCCATATCATGAACGACGAGATGAACTTAACCAAATCATGACTGATTACGATTTTAAAACGCTAAATGATAAAGAGTTTGAAGTTCTATGTACGGACTTACTCAGCTCTGAATACGGTGTGCGCTACGAACGTTTTAAAGCAGGACGAGATGGAGGTGTTGATGGTCGATTTTTTTCATCGGACGGAAAAGAAACCATTCTGCAATGTAAGCATTGGATTTCTACACCATTAAACACGCTCATTTCACGTCTGAAATCTGAGGAAAAACCGAAAGTAGAAAAGCTTAAGACTGCTCGTTACATCCTCATGCTATCTCACCCGTTATCACGCGAAGATAAAACAAAAATAGTTAAAATTTTTGCACCGTATCTAAAAGATAGCGACATTTTCGGTAAAGAAGACTTAAATGATTTACTTGCCCGTCATGCAGAGGTAGAACGGAGACATTACAAACTTTGGTTGTCAAGCACTAATGTACTCCAATACATGCTTAATAAACCTATTTATGATCGTAGTCACGATGAATTAGAGTCTATTCAAGAGATTGCTCATTTATATATAAAAACAGAAAATCATGATCGTGCTATCAAAAAATTAGAAGCGCGAAGAACGGTTATTATTACGGGTTCTGCGGGAATTGGAAAAACAACGCTCGCAAGGCATTTACTCTTACATTATGTGCTGGAAGACTTTAAATTATTTGTTATTAGTGAAGATATTCAGGAGGCAGAGGAGGTTTTTCAGAACAGTGAAAAACAACTCTTCTATTTTGATGACTTTTTGGGAAGAAATTATTTAGAGGCATTGACAGGACATGAAGGCAGTAAAATAGTGCATTTTATAGGGCGTGTCCGAAAATCTCCAAATACACGATTACTTCTTACATCACGCACAACGATTTTAAATCAGGGAAAAATTGTTCATGACGAGTTTCAGCACAATAAGCTCGACCAAAATGAATATGAGTTAACGCTAGACTCTCTATCAAACTTAGATAAGGCTAAAATCCTCTATAATCATTTGTGGCACTCGAATCTTGCTAAAGACTTTATTGAGCAAATCTATCTCAATAAACGTTACAGAGATATTATTAAACACCAAAATTTTAACCCTCGATTAATCAATTATATTACTGATTATGATAGAATAAGTTTGGATAATACTCCTATAGCAGAGTATTGGAATTATATATCTAAGACATTGGATAATCCTATCGATGTCTGGGAACATTCTTTTACAGTACAACTTGATGATTTCGGCAGGGCACTGGTTCTACTGGTTACACTAAATATGCGTAGTATTGATGAATCTCTGTTATCCGAAGCATATCAACGGTATGTTTCAATTCCTGAACATAATAATTTGCACGGCAAAAGAGATTTTTCTCTCAATATCAAACATCTTACAGGTTCTTTTTTGAAGAGAGTTATCTATGGAAAGAATGAACCATTTTTTAATCTATTCAATCCCTCCGTTGGCGATTATATCTTGCGACGCTATGCGAATGACACTGTTTCTTTAAAAGCAGGTTTTCTCAGTTTACGAACAATCGATTCGCTAAACACTCTTTCCGATCTTTCAAAAAACGAGATTATTAATTCTACCATCGCAAAAAATATTGCGGAGGGATTATTAGATAAAGCCGTTCTAGTTTCTTTTAAAGATTATCTTCCTGATTACATTGCAAAATTAATCTTAATTGTAAGAGCTTATAATTCATCACTTGTACCTAGTGAGCCAAATATTGCTAAGGCAATCGATTTTTTAGTGAACTCAAGTTCAGGCATCACTTCTGGCAATGGTCTTGACGTTATCGATTGGGCATTTACTCACAAGGTAATTGCACAAGAATGGGTATTTAATTTTATGCAAGAGAAAATACCTAAATTTGGAGAATGGGATGATTTGATAACTATCTCGTTAATAATAAGTAAGTTTGATGGTGAAACTCAAAAATTAGTTATATCATCTTTTATCGAGTCTGTAGTTACTTATTTTGAGTATTACGTTCGTGATGATTTTTCACCGGAAGACGTTTTCGGTTCAATAGAAGGAGGCGATTATTCTGGTGCTGAAGATAAACTTCTGGAATTAATAGAAGAAAAAATTGACGTTCTAGCAGGTGACTTAGGCGTTTTTATAACAAGTAATGATTATGCTGAACATAAAAAGAGAATAGTCAACGCATTTGACATAAAAGAGCGACACGATGAATATTTTAATTCATCAGAATCTGATTATCATGAAGATGAATATTATCCACATAATACAACTATGGATGAAATTGATGATTTATTTGAACGTGCTTGGTCCTCCAAAAAACAATAA
- a CDS encoding DUF2281 domain-containing protein, with amino-acid sequence MYSISQSELSPQLQQLIQQTLTTHEPLKLSLGHGQSAILLAEQDYQQLLNVLNQIKAIITQTQQPEIGKQRIFGSSKGLIKMTDDFDAPLDEFKDYM; translated from the coding sequence ATGTATAGCATTTCTCAATCGGAACTGAGTCCACAGTTACAGCAATTAATACAACAAACCCTGACGACACATGAACCCCTAAAACTTTCGCTAGGTCATGGACAATCTGCCATTTTGCTTGCGGAACAAGATTACCAGCAATTACTGAATGTGTTGAACCAGATCAAAGCCATCATCACTCAAACACAACAGCCTGAAATAGGCAAGCAACGTATCTTTGGTAGTTCCAAAGGCTTAATTAAAATGACTGATGATTTTGATGCACCACTAGATGAGTTTAAGGATTATATGTAA
- a CDS encoding type II toxin-antitoxin system VapC family toxin — MRLLLDTHAFLWFINGDDNLSQHSQLLIQDTNNEVLISIATLWEISIKSSLKKLELAQSFEILIPKELINNKFTLLPITVEHLIQLGKLPLHHRDPFDRILIAQSLCEQLPIVSKDSQFNNYSLEIIW; from the coding sequence ATGCGTTTGTTATTAGATACGCACGCATTCCTATGGTTTATTAATGGTGACGACAATCTAAGTCAACACAGTCAATTACTGATACAAGATACTAATAATGAGGTTTTGATTAGCATTGCCACACTTTGGGAAATTTCAATCAAAAGTAGCTTAAAGAAACTTGAATTAGCACAATCCTTTGAAATTCTGATTCCCAAAGAATTAATTAACAATAAATTTACACTATTACCTATTACAGTGGAACATCTCATTCAACTGGGGAAACTTCCCTTGCATCACCGCGATCCCTTTGATCGTATATTGATTGCTCAAAGCTTATGTGAACAACTGCCTATAGTGAGTAAAGACAGTCAATTTAATAATTACTCTTTAGAAATCATTTGGTAG
- the prpC gene encoding bifunctional 2-methylcitrate synthase/citrate synthase, giving the protein MSEAKVVDKNAGGLRGQVAGQTSICTVGKAGSGLTYRGYEIEELAEKATFEEVAYLLLYGKLPTQAELDNYKQRLRSLRALPSALKSALELIPANAHPMDVMRTGCSILGTLEPEETFEQQHTVADRLLATFPGILCYWYRFVTYGQRIDGYTPEESLAGHFLHMLHDKAPNEKHKRCMDASLVLYAEHEFNASTFTARVCSATLSDFYSCITGAIGSLRGPLHGGANEAAMALIEKFHNAEEATTGLKAMLERKDKIMGFGHAVYSKYDPRNATIKAWSKTLSEDVGGQNLYAISEAVEKVMWDEKKLFPNLDFYSASAYHFMGIPTPLFTPIFVMSRITGWAAHVMEQRGNNKLIRPSAEYIGLDSRPYVAIDKR; this is encoded by the coding sequence ATGTCAGAAGCAAAAGTTGTTGATAAAAACGCAGGCGGTCTGCGTGGTCAAGTCGCAGGACAAACCAGCATTTGTACCGTTGGCAAAGCAGGCTCAGGCTTAACCTATCGCGGTTATGAAATTGAAGAACTTGCCGAAAAAGCCACCTTTGAAGAAGTTGCCTACTTACTGTTATACGGCAAATTACCGACCCAAGCCGAATTAGACAACTACAAACAACGCTTACGCAGCCTCCGCGCGCTACCCAGCGCATTAAAGAGCGCGTTAGAACTCATTCCTGCAAACGCCCACCCCATGGACGTAATGCGGACAGGCTGCTCTATTCTCGGTACGTTAGAACCCGAAGAAACCTTCGAACAACAACACACCGTTGCCGACCGTTTACTCGCCACTTTCCCCGGTATCCTCTGCTACTGGTATCGCTTCGTTACCTACGGACAACGCATTGACGGCTACACCCCCGAAGAAAGCTTAGCGGGTCACTTCCTGCACATGCTGCACGACAAAGCCCCCAACGAAAAACACAAACGTTGCATGGATGCCTCCCTTGTTCTCTATGCAGAACATGAATTTAACGCATCCACCTTCACCGCCAGAGTCTGCTCCGCCACCCTCTCCGATTTCTACTCCTGCATTACAGGTGCAATCGGCTCTTTACGTGGTCCTTTACACGGTGGTGCAAATGAAGCCGCAATGGCACTCATCGAAAAATTCCACAACGCTGAAGAAGCGACAACAGGCTTAAAAGCCATGTTAGAACGCAAAGATAAAATCATGGGCTTCGGTCATGCGGTTTACTCCAAATACGACCCTCGCAACGCCACCATCAAAGCATGGTCTAAAACCTTATCCGAAGATGTCGGCGGACAAAACCTCTATGCCATCTCCGAAGCCGTAGAAAAAGTCATGTGGGACGAAAAGAAACTATTCCCCAATTTAGACTTTTACAGCGCGAGTGCCTACCACTTCATGGGCATTCCCACCCCCTTATTCACCCCCATATTCGTCATGTCCCGCATCACAGGCTGGGCAGCGCACGTAATGGAACAACGTGGCAACAACAAACTTATCCGTCCTAGCGCGGAATACATAGGACTTGATAGCCGTCCCTATGTCGCCATCGACAAACGTTAA
- the acnD gene encoding Fe/S-dependent 2-methylisocitrate dehydratase AcnD, whose translation MNTNYRKPLAGTNLDFFDTRAAVEEIQAGAYEKLPYTSRVLAEQLVRRCDPAMLTDSLKQLIERKRDLDFPWYPARVVCHDILGQTALVDLAGLRDAIAEQGGDPAKVNPVVPTQLIVDHSLAVEFGGFDPDAFQKNREVEDRRNEDRFHFIEWTKTAFKNVDVIPAGNGIMHQINLEKMSPVIQVRDGVAFPDTCVGTDSHTPHVDALGVIAIGVGGLEAETVMLGRASMMRLPDIIGVKLTGKRKAGITATDVVLALTEFLRKERVVSAYLEFFGDGAVDLTIGDRATISNMTPEFGASAGMFYIDSQTIDYLNLTGRDAKQVALVENYAKTTGLWADSLVNAEYERVLEFDLSTVVRNMAGPSNPHRRLPTSALAERGIAVNLDKAQAEEKEGKMPDGAVIIAAITSCTNTSNPRNVVAAALLAKKANELGLVRKPWVKSSFAPGSKVAELYLTESGLLPELEKLGFGIVAFACTTCNGMSGALDPKIQQEIIDRDLYATAVLSGNRNFDGRIHPYAKQAFLASPPLVIAYAIAGTVRFDIENDVLGTDKNGKAITLNDIWPSDEEIDAIVKQFVKPEQFNKVYIPMFDLGAIEEAKSPLYDWRPMSTYIRRPPYWEGALAGARALKGMRPLAVLGDNITTDHLSPSNAILASSASGEYLAKMGLPEEDFNSYATHRGDHLTAQRATFANPQLLNEMCRDENGNVKKGSLARIEPEGQVTRMWEAIETYMERKQPLIIVAGADYGQGSSRDWAAKGVRLAGVEAIVAEGFERIHRTNLVGMGVLPLEFKAGETRQTYNIDGTETFDVIGELTPRAELTVVIHRKNGETVNVPVTCRLDTAEEVSVYEAGGVLQRFAKDFLEAKAA comes from the coding sequence ATGAATACAAATTACCGCAAGCCTTTAGCTGGTACTAATTTAGACTTCTTTGATACCCGCGCCGCCGTGGAAGAAATCCAAGCAGGTGCGTATGAAAAACTGCCTTATACCTCTCGCGTGTTAGCAGAACAGTTAGTACGCCGTTGCGACCCCGCGATGTTGACGGATTCTTTAAAACAGTTAATTGAGCGCAAACGCGATTTAGATTTTCCTTGGTATCCTGCGCGTGTGGTGTGCCATGACATTTTAGGTCAAACTGCATTAGTGGATTTAGCAGGCTTACGTGATGCCATCGCTGAGCAAGGCGGCGACCCCGCAAAAGTCAATCCTGTTGTTCCAACGCAGTTAATCGTTGACCACTCTTTAGCCGTTGAATTCGGGGGCTTTGACCCTGACGCATTCCAAAAAAACCGTGAAGTAGAAGACCGTCGTAATGAAGACCGTTTCCATTTTATCGAGTGGACTAAAACCGCGTTCAAAAACGTGGACGTGATTCCTGCGGGCAACGGCATCATGCACCAAATTAACTTGGAAAAAATGTCGCCCGTGATTCAAGTGCGTGACGGCGTGGCTTTCCCTGATACTTGCGTCGGGACTGATAGCCATACGCCTCACGTCGACGCGTTAGGTGTTATCGCGATTGGTGTCGGTGGTTTAGAAGCTGAAACCGTGATGTTAGGTCGCGCTTCTATGATGCGTTTACCCGACATCATCGGCGTGAAATTAACGGGCAAACGTAAAGCGGGCATCACTGCAACTGACGTAGTCTTAGCTTTAACCGAGTTTTTGCGTAAAGAGCGCGTCGTCTCTGCTTATTTAGAATTCTTCGGCGATGGCGCAGTGGATTTAACCATTGGCGACCGTGCAACCATTTCTAATATGACTCCAGAATTTGGGGCATCTGCGGGCATGTTCTACATTGATTCGCAAACGATTGATTACTTAAACTTGACAGGTCGTGACGCTAAACAAGTCGCTTTAGTCGAAAACTACGCTAAAACCACAGGTTTATGGGCAGACAGTTTAGTTAATGCAGAGTATGAGCGCGTCTTAGAATTTGATTTATCGACTGTTGTGCGCAACATGGCAGGCCCTTCTAACCCACACCGTCGTTTACCCACTTCTGCTTTAGCTGAACGTGGCATTGCGGTGAATTTAGACAAAGCCCAAGCGGAAGAAAAAGAAGGCAAAATGCCCGATGGGGCGGTGATTATCGCAGCAATCACTTCCTGCACGAACACCTCTAATCCCCGCAACGTCGTCGCCGCTGCCTTATTAGCGAAAAAAGCTAACGAGTTAGGCTTAGTGCGTAAACCTTGGGTGAAATCCTCTTTTGCACCCGGTTCTAAAGTCGCAGAATTGTATTTAACGGAATCAGGTTTATTACCTGAATTAGAAAAATTAGGTTTCGGTATCGTGGCATTTGCTTGCACCACCTGTAACGGCATGAGCGGCGCGTTAGACCCCAAAATTCAGCAAGAAATTATTGACCGTGATTTATACGCAACGGCGGTATTGTCTGGCAACCGTAACTTTGATGGTCGTATTCACCCTTATGCTAAACAAGCATTTTTAGCTTCTCCGCCCTTAGTTATTGCTTATGCCATCGCGGGGACAGTGCGTTTTGACATCGAGAATGATGTTTTAGGCACTGACAAAAACGGTAAAGCGATTACCTTAAATGACATTTGGCCTTCTGATGAAGAAATCGACGCGATTGTTAAACAATTCGTGAAACCTGAACAATTTAATAAAGTTTACATTCCGATGTTTGACTTAGGTGCGATAGAAGAAGCGAAAAGCCCCTTGTACGACTGGCGACCCATGAGCACTTACATCCGCCGTCCTCCCTACTGGGAAGGTGCATTAGCGGGTGCGCGTGCCTTAAAAGGAATGCGTCCATTAGCGGTATTAGGCGATAACATCACCACTGACCACTTGTCACCCTCTAACGCGATTCTGGCGAGCAGTGCCTCAGGCGAATACTTAGCCAAAATGGGCTTACCTGAAGAAGACTTTAACTCTTATGCAACCCATCGCGGCGACCATTTAACCGCACAACGTGCCACATTCGCCAATCCGCAACTGTTAAACGAAATGTGCCGCGACGAAAACGGCAACGTAAAAAAAGGTTCTTTAGCGCGTATTGAGCCAGAAGGTCAAGTGACGCGTATGTGGGAAGCGATTGAAACTTACATGGAACGCAAACAGCCTTTAATCATCGTAGCAGGCGCGGATTATGGTCAAGGTTCTTCTCGTGACTGGGCAGCAAAAGGCGTGCGTTTAGCGGGTGTTGAAGCCATTGTTGCAGAAGGCTTCGAGCGTATTCACCGCACAAACTTAGTGGGCATGGGCGTGTTACCGCTGGAATTCAAAGCGGGCGAAACCCGTCAAACCTACAACATCGACGGCACTGAGACGTTTGATGTCATCGGTGAATTAACCCCACGCGCTGAATTAACCGTTGTGATTCATCGTAAAAATGGTGAAACCGTGAACGTGCCTGTCACTTGCCGTTTAGACACCGCAGAAGAAGTCTCTGTGTATGAAGCAGGTGGCGTGTTACAACGCTTTGCTAAGGACTTTTTAGAAGCGAAAGCGGCTTAA
- the prpB gene encoding methylisocitrate lyase has translation MTQATSAGARFRSAVDTERPLQVVGTINAYSAMLAERAGFKAIYLSGAGVANASFGLPDLGITMLNDVVEDASRITAATEVPLLVDIDTGWGAAFNISRTVKEMIRAGVAAVHIEDQVQAKRCGHRPNKSLVSTEEMADRVKAAVDAKTDSQFVIMARTDAYANEGKQAAIDRACAYVEAGADMIFAEALYTLEDYKGFTEAVKVPVLANITEFGKTPLFTVEELGNVGARLVLYPLSAFRAMSNAAIQVYGAIRQQGTQKDVVNLMQTRNELYEVLGYHAYEQKLDALFKEGK, from the coding sequence ATGACGCAAGCCACCTCCGCAGGCGCACGCTTTCGCAGTGCTGTCGACACCGAAAGACCCTTACAAGTTGTCGGCACAATCAACGCCTACAGCGCAATGCTCGCAGAACGCGCTGGATTTAAAGCCATTTACTTATCTGGAGCGGGCGTTGCCAATGCTTCTTTTGGCTTACCTGATTTAGGCATCACCATGTTAAATGATGTGGTTGAAGATGCCAGCCGTATCACCGCCGCCACTGAAGTCCCCTTATTAGTCGACATCGACACAGGCTGGGGTGCTGCTTTCAACATTTCCCGCACTGTCAAAGAAATGATACGTGCAGGCGTTGCCGCTGTACACATTGAAGACCAAGTCCAAGCCAAACGTTGCGGACACCGTCCCAATAAATCACTGGTTTCCACCGAAGAAATGGCCGACCGCGTTAAAGCCGCCGTTGACGCAAAAACAGACTCACAATTCGTCATCATGGCGCGTACTGATGCCTACGCCAACGAAGGCAAACAAGCCGCGATTGACCGCGCATGTGCCTATGTAGAAGCAGGCGCAGACATGATTTTTGCCGAAGCCCTCTACACCCTAGAAGACTACAAAGGCTTTACCGAAGCCGTAAAAGTTCCTGTTCTAGCAAACATCACCGAATTCGGTAAAACCCCCTTGTTCACCGTAGAAGAACTTGGCAACGTGGGCGCGCGTTTAGTGTTATACCCCCTCTCCGCCTTCCGTGCCATGAGCAACGCCGCCATTCAAGTCTATGGCGCGATACGCCAACAAGGAACACAAAAAGACGTAGTAAACCTGATGCAAACCCGCAACGAACTCTACGAAGTTCTCGGTTATCACGCTTACGAACAAAAATTAGACGCACTCTTTAAAGAAGGAAAATAA
- a CDS encoding GntR family transcriptional regulator, whose product MVSLILPTDQPVTTADKTFIQLRQDIVEGIIRPSSKLSETELSTKYAVSRAVIREAINRLESCHLVERKANVGARVVALTQDGLEELYQVREALEGMAARLAAVHMTEAEISDLNSLLSTHFKTVQSGETYYQEAGDLDFHYRIILGSKNTQLISMLVDSLYHLIRMYRVQLGMAGPRVTTAFDEHRHIVQAISNRDAELAEMLMRRHILYTKQNSQKTLLSHINSQTRM is encoded by the coding sequence ATGGTATCGCTGATACTTCCCACTGATCAGCCTGTCACCACTGCCGATAAAACTTTTATTCAATTGCGACAAGATATTGTCGAAGGTATCATCCGTCCTAGCAGCAAACTCAGCGAGACGGAGTTGTCGACAAAATACGCGGTGAGCCGTGCTGTGATTCGAGAAGCCATTAACCGTTTAGAATCTTGCCATTTAGTTGAACGTAAAGCCAACGTCGGGGCGCGTGTCGTCGCCTTAACGCAAGATGGTTTAGAAGAGCTGTACCAAGTGCGCGAAGCCTTGGAAGGGATGGCGGCACGATTAGCAGCCGTTCACATGACCGAGGCAGAAATCAGCGATTTAAACAGCTTATTAAGTACCCATTTTAAAACCGTGCAAAGTGGCGAGACTTACTACCAAGAAGCGGGCGATTTAGATTTTCATTATCGGATTATCTTAGGCAGTAAAAATACACAGTTAATATCGATGTTGGTGGACAGCTTATATCACTTAATCCGCATGTATCGCGTGCAGTTAGGGATGGCAGGGCCTAGAGTGACCACCGCCTTTGATGAACATCGCCATATTGTGCAAGCCATTTCTAATCGTGACGCAGAATTAGCTGAAATGTTAATGCGTCGTCATATCTTATATACCAAGCAGAATTCACAAAAGACTTTGCTGAGTCACATTAATAGTCAAACGAGGATGTAG